Proteins co-encoded in one Quercus robur chromosome 8, dhQueRobu3.1, whole genome shotgun sequence genomic window:
- the LOC126696728 gene encoding receptor-like protein kinase FERONIA, with translation MKTHQIFCLFVILCRILTVTSTPRYIADENITISCGSSGISRANDERDWIGDIGSKFAPTEEPNHKSDTSTAEIQGTSNAVPYMTARLSNWQFTYVFPVTPGPKFVRLYFYSASYSGFERSKDFFTVKAGSFTLLANFSASILANSSRHSDIYKEFCINVDKSQKLNLTFIPFSSNYYAFINGIEIVSMPEDLYYRPHNVANGEELIPVYVGQAPQFYINDSMALEMVYRLNFGGGSISPKEDTGMFRQWSDGTIYRLSEGVNPRFVSMTLHYLYIPNYTAPDAVYLSAISMGPNSTRNLMSNLTWGLLVDTGFNYLVRLHFCEIEPNISIPGVRRFNIYIDYQQAEEAADVVLWTDSNYRPYFKDYVVMIRNKGEDKHLLSIDLQPRSDSILWDAILNGVEVFKLSDQYGNLAGPNMVPPLLDQEPAPAANESKTKKTIFIAIGSGLGILVVLTLVCCMVLCKLKKTRRFGSCHPLAKWWCRSRLDPYKREFSRRAASSLPGELCRYFRLDEIKTACNNFDEDLIIGVGGFGNVYKGLIEQGNMMVAIKRMKQESQQGVCEFLTEIEMLSQLRHVHLVSLIGYCNDEGEMILVYEYMANGTLRHHLYDTLNDPLTWKQRLQICIGAARGLHYLHTCSKHPIIHRDVKTTNILLDEKWVSKVSDFGLSKIGLDNTAVSTLVKGTLGYLDPDYARRQQLTEKSDVYSFGVVMFEVVCARKALNPKLQEEQRNLASWAQKCIDRGTISQIIDPYLTNKIAPECLKVYMELAESCVRDQGIQRPTMNDVMENLEFAFELQENAEARVEATKDTDSEEVSLISCCDYQWSSLVGVD, from the exons ATGAAGACCCACCAAATCTTCTGCTTATTCGTCATTCTTTGTCGTATTTTAACCGTAACCTCTACACCTCGTTATATTGCTGATGAAAATATTACCATCAGCTGTGGCTCCTCTGGCATCTCAAGGGCGAATGATGAGCGTGACTGGATCGGAGACATAGGCTCCAAGTTCGCTCCCACAGAAGAACCTAATCACAAGTCTGATACCTCTACAGCCGAAATCCAAGGTACCTCTAATGCTGTCCCATACATGACTGCCCGTTTATCCAACTGGCAATTCACATACGTGTTTCCGGTCACCCCTGGCCCAAAATTTGTTCGGTTGTACTTTTACTCGGCTTCTTACTCAGGTTTTGAAAGGTCTAAGGACTTTTTCACTGTCAAAGCGGGTTCGTTCACCTTACTTGCAAACTTCAGTGCTTCCATTCTTGCTAATTCATCGCGCCACAGTGATATTTATAAAGAGTTTTGCATCAATGTCGATAAGAGTCAAAAACTGAATTTGACCTTCATCCCTTTCTCTAGTAATTATTATGCTTTCATTAATGGAATTGAGATAGTTTCCATGCCTGAAGACTTGTACTATAGGCCACATAATGTCGCTAATGGTGAAGAACTCATCCCTGTTTATGTCGGCCAAGCTCCTCAGTTCTACATAAACGACAGCATGGCACTCGAGATGGTTTATCGattaaattttggtgggggctCGATATCACCAAAGGAAGACACTGGCATGTTTAGACAATGGTCCGACGGCACTATTTATCGGTTGAGTGAAGGTGTAAACCCTCGTTTTGTATCTATGACACTCCATTACTTATATATACCAAATTACACTGCACCTGACGCTGTCTATCTGTCTGCAATTTCAATGGGCCCAAACAGCACTAGGAACTTGATGTCTAATTTGACATGGGGATTACTTGTTGATACGGGATTCAATTATCTGGTGAGGCTCCATTTCTGCGAAATAGAGCCTAACATATCCATCCCCGGGGTAAGAAGATTCAACATCTATATAGACTATCAGCAAGCTGAAGAAGCGGCAGATGTAGTATTGTGGACTGACAGTAACTATAGGCCTTACTTCAAGGACTACGTAGTAATGATCAGAAATAAGGGTGAGGACAAGCATCTTCTTTCCATTGATCTACAACCTAGATCAGACTCTATTTTGTGGGATGCCATTTTAAACGGTGTGGAAGTGTTCAAGTTGAGTGATCAATATGGAAATCTTGCCGGACCCAATATGGTGCCTCCACTGCTGGATCAAGAACCTGCTCCAGCAGCCAACGAatccaagacaaagaaaacaATATTCATTGCCATTGGAAGTGGTTTGGGCATCTTAGTCGTGCTCACTCTAGTGTGTTGCATGGTTCTCTGTAAACTGAAGAAGACTAGGCGTTTTGGTTCTTGCCATCCTCTAGCAAAGTGGTGGTGTCGGTCTAGGCTAGATCCTTACAAAAGAGAGTTCTCAAGGAGAGCAGCTTCATCGCTGCCTGGAGAACTGTGCCGCTACTTCAGACTAGATGAAATCAAAACAGCATGCAACAACTTCGACGAAGATCTAATTATCGGTGTAGGTGGCTTTGGCAATGTTTATAAGGGTCTGATTGAGCAGG GTAATATGATGGTGGCAATCAAGCGCATGAAACAAGAATCTCAACAAGGTGTTTGTGAGTTTTTGACAGAGATTGAGATGCTTTCTCAACTTCGTCATGTGCACCTTGTGTCTCTCATCGGATACTGCAATGATGAGGGTGAGATGATACTTGTTTACGAGTACATGGCAAATGGTACCCTCCGCCACCACCTCTATGACACCCTTAATGATCCCCTCACCTGGAAACAAAGGCTCCAGATATGCATAGGAGCAGCACGTGGTTTGCACTACCTCCACACATGTTCAAAGCACCCTATTATCCACCGTGATGTGAAGACAACAAATATTCTATTGGACGAGAAATGGGTATCCAAGGTTTCCGATTTCGGATTATCCAAAATTGGTTTAGATAACACTGCGGTTAGTACACTAGTAAAGGGGACATTGGGGTATTTGGATCCAGATTATGCTAGGCGCCAACAATTGACTGAGAAATCCGATGTGTACTCATTTGGTGTAGTGATGTTTGAAGTGGTATGTGCCAGAAAAGCATTGAATCCAAAACTCCAAGAAGAGCAGAGAAATTTGGCAAGCTGGGCTCAGAAATGCATTGATAGaggaaccatcagccaaatcaTTGATCCGTATCTAACGAACAAGATAGCACCAGAGTGTTTAAAGGTATACATGGAACTTGCAGAAAGTTGTGTACGTGATCAGGGAATCCAACGGCCCACGATGAATGATGTGATGGAAAACCTAGAGTTTGCATTTGAACTCCAGGAGAATGCAGAAGCAAGAGTAGAAGCAACCAAGGATACTGATTCAGAAGAGGTATCATTAATTTCGTGTTGCGACTACCAATGGAGCTCCTTGGTTGGAGTCGACTAG